A genome region from Geobacter pickeringii includes the following:
- the rplS gene encoding 50S ribosomal protein L19: protein MNKIDAIELEQMKKNIPVFKPGDTVKVHVKIVEGDKSRIQAFQGVVISRQNGGIRESFTVRKISNGIGVERVFPLHSPSLDAVEVITRGHVRRAKLYYLRKLRGKAARIRERKYVAAQ, encoded by the coding sequence ATGAACAAGATTGATGCGATTGAACTGGAGCAGATGAAGAAGAACATCCCTGTTTTCAAGCCCGGCGACACGGTAAAGGTCCACGTGAAGATTGTGGAAGGCGACAAGAGCCGGATTCAGGCATTCCAGGGTGTGGTGATCAGCCGCCAGAACGGTGGAATCCGCGAGTCTTTCACCGTTCGCAAGATCTCCAACGGTATCGGCGTAGAAAGGGTTTTCCCTCTCCATTCACCGTCTCTCGATGCTGTCGAGGTAATCACGCGCGGCCACGTGCGGCGAGCCAAGCTTTATTACCTTCGGAAGCTCCGCGGGAAGGCCGCGCGGATCCGCGAAAGAAAGTATGTTGCAGCGCAGTAG
- a CDS encoding RNA methyltransferase yields MSEGIVPCRNVAVALVHYPVYDKNRQVVTTAVTNLDIHDIARAARTFGLGRYYVVTPVAGQQMLAERIVMHWQDGWGAQYNPKRKSALELVRIVSTLDAAVSDLEAAFGRPPKLVTTGARSRTETVSCGDLSELLRDERQPYLLVFGTGWGLTEEVTSRADMVLEPIQGPGDYNHLSVRSAVAIIMDRLFGMR; encoded by the coding sequence GTGAGTGAGGGGATAGTGCCCTGCAGAAATGTGGCTGTCGCCCTCGTTCACTATCCTGTGTACGACAAGAATCGACAGGTGGTCACGACTGCTGTCACCAATCTCGACATCCATGACATCGCCCGTGCTGCTCGGACTTTCGGGCTTGGCCGGTATTATGTCGTAACACCGGTGGCCGGACAACAGATGCTGGCAGAGCGGATTGTCATGCACTGGCAGGACGGCTGGGGGGCTCAGTATAATCCGAAGCGGAAGTCTGCCCTTGAGCTCGTACGTATCGTTTCGACGCTTGATGCTGCCGTCAGTGACCTTGAGGCTGCATTCGGCAGACCACCAAAACTTGTAACGACCGGTGCTCGCTCGCGGACGGAGACAGTCTCCTGCGGTGATTTGTCGGAGCTGCTTCGAGACGAGCGTCAACCGTACCTTCTGGTCTTTGGGACCGGTTGGGGGTTGACGGAAGAGGTCACTTCGCGCGCGGATATGGTTCTTGAGCCGATTCAGGGGCCGGGTGACTACAATCATCTTTCGGTTCGCTCTGCTGTGGCGATAATTATGGATCGGCTCTTCGGCATGCGCTGA
- the trmD gene encoding tRNA (guanosine(37)-N1)-methyltransferase TrmD yields the protein MKFDILTLFPAMFEGPLTESIIRRAAEKELVDIRVHNIRDYATDRHQVVDDAPYGGGDGMVMKVEPLAACIEAVKRERPAARVILTTPRGRTFKHEVARELSREAELILICGRYEGVDERVRELFVDDELSIGDFVLTGGELAAMVMVDAIVRFIPGVLGSAGSVETDSFADGLLEYPQYTRPAEFRGLRVPDVLLSGNHAEVSRWRRCKSLEKTRIERPDLLVEQVVTPSDRAYLAEFERALRQ from the coding sequence ATGAAATTCGATATACTGACCCTTTTCCCGGCGATGTTCGAGGGGCCCCTTACCGAGAGCATTATCAGGCGGGCTGCGGAGAAGGAGCTTGTTGACATCCGTGTTCACAATATCCGCGATTATGCCACTGATCGTCATCAGGTCGTGGATGACGCTCCCTATGGTGGCGGCGATGGCATGGTGATGAAGGTAGAACCGCTTGCGGCATGCATCGAGGCGGTAAAGCGGGAACGGCCCGCTGCGAGGGTCATTCTGACCACACCGCGGGGAAGAACGTTCAAGCATGAAGTCGCCCGGGAGTTGAGCCGTGAGGCGGAGCTGATCCTCATCTGTGGCCGCTATGAAGGTGTGGATGAGCGGGTGCGGGAGCTCTTTGTAGACGATGAACTTTCGATCGGGGATTTTGTTCTCACCGGCGGCGAATTGGCAGCCATGGTCATGGTTGATGCCATAGTCCGGTTTATTCCCGGAGTTCTCGGGTCGGCCGGTTCCGTCGAGACCGACTCGTTCGCTGACGGGTTGCTTGAGTATCCCCAGTACACGCGGCCAGCCGAGTTTCGCGGGTTGCGGGTGCCTGACGTGCTTCTTTCCGGAAATCACGCGGAAGTTTCACGATGGAGACGGTGCAAGTCCTTGGAGAAAACTCGGATCGAGCGGCCGGACCTCTTGGTGGAGCAGGTCGTTACGCCGTCTGATCGGGCATATCTGGCGGAGTTTGAAAGGGCGCTGAGGCAGTGA
- the rimM gene encoding ribosome maturation factor RimM (Essential for efficient processing of 16S rRNA), translating into MLHGKELLLLGKIVGTHGIRGQLKVVPFSGEHETILSLKTVMLKGMDGRMDEFEVAAASPHRNVVLLTLKPYTDINEVLRLVGRELYARRDQFPALAEGEYYWCDLVGLAVRCEDGTDLGRVAEIISTGGNDVYVVRGAGREYLIPAVEEIVTAIDLAAGTLTVSPPEGLFDL; encoded by the coding sequence ATGCTACACGGTAAGGAGCTTTTGCTGCTCGGTAAGATCGTTGGCACCCATGGGATCAGGGGGCAGTTGAAGGTGGTCCCCTTTTCGGGAGAGCATGAGACCATTCTGTCGCTGAAGACGGTCATGCTCAAAGGGATGGACGGGCGGATGGATGAATTCGAGGTGGCGGCTGCGTCGCCGCATCGGAACGTGGTCCTCCTGACGCTGAAGCCATATACGGACATCAACGAGGTGCTTCGCCTCGTCGGACGTGAGCTCTATGCACGTCGGGATCAGTTCCCGGCGCTGGCCGAAGGCGAATATTACTGGTGTGATCTGGTGGGCCTCGCGGTACGTTGCGAGGACGGAACTGATCTCGGCCGTGTGGCGGAAATCATCTCCACCGGTGGTAACGATGTGTATGTCGTACGTGGCGCCGGGCGGGAATACCTTATCCCCGCGGTGGAAGAGATCGTGACCGCCATAGATCTTGCTGCGGGGACTCTTACCGTAAGCCCTCCGGAAGGGCTGTTCGATCTATGA
- a CDS encoding KH domain-containing protein, which yields MRALVETIAKALVDDPNQVRATEEMEEDTTVIKLTVAKEDMGRIIGKEGRTAKAIRTLLNAVSTKDNKKAVLKIVE from the coding sequence ATGAGAGCACTCGTAGAGACTATCGCAAAGGCGCTTGTTGACGACCCGAATCAGGTAAGGGCAACCGAAGAGATGGAAGAGGACACGACGGTCATTAAGCTGACCGTGGCGAAAGAGGACATGGGAAGAATTATCGGCAAAGAGGGACGGACCGCCAAGGCAATCCGGACCCTTTTGAACGCGGTTTCAACGAAGGACAACAAGAAGGCTGTTCTGAAGATTGTGGAGTAA
- the rpsP gene encoding 30S ribosomal protein S16 — MAIKMRLARAGAKKKPFYQIVVADVRSRRDGRFIENVGTYDPNQNPAAVKFEETKALDWLGKGAQPTDTVKQFLKKAGIWEKFVTKSA; from the coding sequence ATGGCTATCAAAATGCGTTTGGCCCGTGCCGGGGCGAAGAAAAAGCCTTTCTACCAGATCGTCGTTGCCGATGTGCGCAGCAGGCGTGATGGTCGGTTCATTGAAAATGTCGGGACGTATGATCCGAATCAAAATCCTGCGGCCGTTAAGTTCGAGGAGACCAAGGCTCTCGACTGGCTCGGCAAGGGTGCTCAGCCGACCGATACGGTCAAGCAGTTCCTCAAGAAGGCCGGTATCTGGGAGAAATTCGTCACCAAGTCTGCGTAA
- the ffh gene encoding signal recognition particle protein, producing MLDNLSDKLDILFKKLRGQGVMTEENIKEALREVRLVLLEADVNFKVVKDFVERIRERSVGGQVLQSLAPGQQVIKIVQEELVALMGGGEDNSLDLAAKPPVAIMMVGLQGAGKTTTCGKLARLLRSQRRRPLLVPADVYRPAAIEQLKTLGRQLSIETFDSQATQDPVDICRDAIRFASLNGFDTVILDTAGRHQIDEYLMGELVRIRDAVEPREILFVADAMTGQEAVNVASGFNEQLDLSGVILTKLDGDAKGGAALSIRAVTGKPVKFVGLGEKLDALEVFHPDRLVSRILGMGDILSLVEKAQATFDEKEAERLQQKLKKNQFDLEDFRTQLQQIKKMGSLESILGMIPGVGKMMKQMQGAQPSERELKRIEAIIDSMTPAERANHAIINGSRRLRIASGSGTTVQEVNQLLKRFTEAQKVMKQLQKLGPKGLMRGMKGMGKGMLPF from the coding sequence ATGCTCGACAACCTTTCCGATAAGCTTGACATACTCTTCAAAAAGCTCCGGGGTCAGGGGGTAATGACCGAGGAGAATATCAAGGAGGCGCTCCGTGAGGTGCGGCTTGTCCTTCTTGAGGCAGACGTCAATTTCAAGGTTGTCAAGGATTTTGTCGAGCGCATCCGTGAGCGGTCGGTCGGGGGGCAGGTTCTTCAGAGCCTCGCTCCGGGTCAGCAGGTCATCAAGATCGTTCAGGAAGAACTCGTTGCTCTCATGGGAGGGGGCGAGGATAACAGTCTCGATCTTGCGGCCAAGCCACCGGTAGCGATCATGATGGTGGGTCTCCAGGGAGCGGGAAAGACGACGACATGCGGGAAGCTCGCTCGCCTGCTGCGGTCGCAACGTCGACGCCCCCTTCTGGTTCCCGCTGATGTGTATCGTCCTGCTGCAATCGAGCAGCTGAAGACGCTGGGGCGTCAGCTCTCCATTGAAACCTTTGATTCTCAGGCAACGCAGGATCCGGTCGACATTTGTCGGGACGCGATCCGGTTTGCGTCGCTCAACGGCTTTGACACCGTGATCCTTGATACCGCCGGTCGCCATCAGATCGACGAGTATCTGATGGGGGAGCTCGTTCGGATCAGGGATGCGGTGGAGCCGCGGGAAATCCTCTTCGTGGCCGACGCCATGACAGGCCAGGAGGCGGTGAACGTTGCCTCCGGATTCAATGAGCAGCTTGATCTCTCCGGGGTCATCCTGACCAAGCTCGACGGTGATGCCAAGGGGGGGGCTGCCCTTTCGATACGGGCCGTAACCGGTAAGCCGGTTAAGTTTGTCGGCCTCGGTGAAAAGTTGGACGCGCTTGAGGTCTTCCACCCCGATCGGCTCGTTTCCCGTATTCTCGGGATGGGCGACATCCTGAGTTTGGTGGAGAAGGCCCAGGCGACGTTTGATGAGAAAGAGGCCGAGCGGCTCCAGCAGAAACTCAAGAAGAACCAGTTCGATCTGGAAGATTTCCGTACCCAGTTGCAGCAGATCAAGAAGATGGGGTCGCTGGAATCGATCCTCGGCATGATTCCCGGCGTCGGGAAGATGATGAAGCAGATGCAGGGAGCGCAGCCGAGCGAGCGCGAGTTGAAACGCATTGAGGCGATCATCGATTCCATGACGCCGGCGGAGCGCGCCAATCATGCGATCATAAACGGAAGCAGGAGGCTGCGGATTGCCTCGGGGAGCGGTACTACGGTGCAGGAAGTCAACCAGCTCCTGAAGCGTTTTACCGAGGCGCAGAAGGTGATGAAGCAATTGCAGAAGCTCGGTCCGAAAGGGCTTATGCGGGGAATGAAGGGGATGGGGAAAGGGATGCTCCCTTTCTGA
- the yedF gene encoding sulfurtransferase-like selenium metabolism protein YedF produces the protein MKTIDCRNMACPLPVVTVKRALESAGGETVRVLLDDGPSRENVRRFVVERGYAVEESSLSEGVAFVIGGVSRDEASADGSAGGRKVVLITSDRLGEGPEELGRLLMKNFIITLLDLDVVPDRMLFVNGGIFLTTEGSEVLEALEKLGNRGVEVLSCGVCLDFYHRKDKLRAGAVTNMFTIADSLLGDRPVLKL, from the coding sequence ATGAAAACTATCGATTGCAGGAATATGGCCTGTCCGTTGCCGGTGGTGACGGTCAAGCGTGCGTTGGAGTCGGCCGGCGGCGAGACGGTGCGGGTTTTGCTCGATGATGGACCGTCTCGGGAGAATGTTCGGCGCTTTGTGGTGGAAAGAGGCTATGCCGTGGAGGAATCATCCCTTTCGGAGGGGGTTGCATTCGTTATCGGCGGGGTCAGCAGGGATGAAGCGAGCGCTGATGGGTCCGCCGGGGGGCGAAAGGTGGTTTTGATCACATCCGATCGCCTGGGGGAGGGACCGGAGGAACTCGGCAGGCTGCTCATGAAGAATTTTATCATTACGCTCCTCGATCTGGACGTGGTTCCGGACCGGATGCTGTTTGTCAATGGTGGAATCTTTCTGACGACGGAAGGCTCGGAGGTGCTGGAGGCGCTGGAAAAGCTCGGCAATCGAGGAGTGGAGGTTCTGTCGTGCGGGGTCTGTCTCGACTTCTACCATCGCAAGGACAAACTCAGGGCTGGTGCCGTCACCAATATGTTTACCATTGCCGACAGTCTGCTGGGTGACCGGCCGGTACTGAAGCTCTGA
- a CDS encoding DUF3343 domain-containing protein, whose amino-acid sequence MVKDGEFVAIFNSIHRVMKAEKILKERSLPILLIPAPRALRADCGLAIRYGGADREAVEGVLSEFGLVPEEIFVREGGSYRRCDGPVGGSELS is encoded by the coding sequence ATGGTGAAGGATGGCGAATTTGTGGCAATCTTCAATTCCATCCACCGGGTGATGAAGGCCGAGAAGATTCTGAAGGAGCGCTCGCTCCCGATCCTCCTGATCCCGGCTCCCCGGGCGCTTCGAGCCGACTGCGGACTTGCCATCCGCTATGGGGGTGCCGATCGGGAAGCGGTTGAAGGAGTGTTGTCGGAGTTTGGGCTGGTTCCCGAAGAGATATTTGTGCGTGAGGGCGGATCATATCGCCGGTGTGACGGGCCAGTCGGCGGTTCGGAGCTGTCTTGA
- a CDS encoding DUF721 domain-containing protein translates to MPRPRAVADLLADALRGKPAEKRLKEGRIWLHWEGAVGPQIAGHARPVSFRDGVLTVAVASAPWMQELNFLKRTLVERLNILIGEPVVREIFLKTGKIDKPQPPAPSPPPLRELTVQELDRVATEAAAIDDPDLRAAFSRLMSRHLALTPPK, encoded by the coding sequence ATGCCTCGCCCCCGTGCCGTGGCCGATCTGCTTGCGGACGCCCTGCGCGGCAAACCGGCGGAAAAGCGGCTGAAGGAAGGAAGGATATGGCTCCACTGGGAAGGGGCGGTGGGACCCCAGATTGCAGGCCATGCCCGCCCCGTTTCCTTTCGTGACGGGGTACTGACCGTTGCCGTTGCAAGCGCTCCATGGATGCAGGAGCTGAACTTCCTCAAACGCACCCTTGTGGAACGCCTGAATATCCTCATCGGCGAACCGGTTGTCCGGGAGATCTTCCTCAAGACCGGAAAGATAGACAAGCCGCAGCCACCGGCACCATCCCCCCCTCCCCTGCGGGAACTCACCGTTCAGGAACTCGACCGCGTTGCCACCGAGGCCGCCGCCATCGACGATCCCGACCTCCGGGCAGCGTTTTCCCGGCTCATGAGCCGGCACCTGGCCCTCACTCCCCCCAAATAG
- a CDS encoding tRNA1(Val) (adenine(37)-N6)-methyltransferase: MPDTETVDELRAYDLRLIQRRHGYRFSLDPLLLCAFATVDGAARVVDLGTGSGIIPLVLARQHGEATFVGVEVQEAMAGLAERNVALNGLSDRIEVMRGDAAGVRRHFPVSSFDLVLSNPPYRKRGTGRISPKAGRDDARHESTATLADFLAAAKYLVRPTGRICFIYHPGRLAELFAEASLLKLTALRLRLVHGVREAEARMALVEFVKGRGGELRVLPPLIVREGESAYTDEAAAILGV, encoded by the coding sequence ATGCCTGACACTGAGACCGTCGATGAACTGCGCGCGTATGATCTGCGGCTCATCCAGCGTCGGCACGGCTACCGTTTTTCCCTCGACCCTCTGCTCCTCTGCGCCTTTGCCACGGTGGACGGAGCCGCACGGGTCGTTGACCTTGGAACCGGGAGCGGGATCATCCCCCTCGTTCTCGCCCGGCAGCATGGGGAAGCCACCTTTGTCGGGGTCGAGGTGCAGGAGGCGATGGCTGGTCTGGCGGAGCGGAACGTGGCTCTGAACGGGCTCTCGGATCGGATTGAGGTTATGCGCGGTGATGCCGCCGGCGTGAGACGGCACTTTCCCGTGTCGTCGTTTGATCTTGTCCTGTCCAATCCCCCCTACCGGAAGCGGGGTACCGGCCGGATAAGCCCCAAGGCGGGGCGCGATGATGCCCGCCACGAATCGACGGCGACCCTGGCCGATTTCCTCGCCGCCGCCAAATACCTGGTGAGGCCCACCGGGCGCATCTGTTTTATCTATCACCCCGGCCGGCTTGCGGAGCTTTTTGCCGAGGCGTCGCTGCTCAAGTTAACCGCACTGCGGTTGCGGCTCGTCCATGGCGTCCGGGAGGCCGAGGCGCGAATGGCGCTGGTGGAGTTCGTAAAAGGGCGCGGAGGGGAGTTGCGGGTGTTGCCGCCACTGATTGTCAGGGAGGGTGAGTCGGCATACACCGATGAGGCGGCGGCAATCCTGGGGGTGTGA
- a CDS encoding membrane protein — MTERQKDFAALGTLLALLILFFAKILFTDKIIRAPDITTEFYWTVKHFKEMGFVDLFTVNLRAGWDMLANGGGTEGGGTLSMQFLFYRNLIFWLFPAPANVAWFIVFHLFVGGAGTYVYCRAIGAGRGAALLGGIIFALAPENASLINAGHVQKIATISFAPWAFYFFERGFQARRVIWFLATGFVLAFQFFNMHWQIAFYTCLGIGAYGLLRSVVILFRERDRRGRSAVRLVGLNLVTMFFFLSTVAISLIPLADWSKETTRGVQSGANQGQGGLQVEEAMSWSLPPEELVTFVVPGFFGLSRQEGAYDSPDNGAYYWGRMAFTQTTDYFGLLPWLLAPLPLIFRRDRYTWLAVAAVAGGLLFSFGKYTPFYWFLYEHFPGVNHFRVPKMMMFIPVFGMAILAARGLDLLLDPEIRARRGFSRYLLGIFSLAPLLLAALGASVLGRNFWIDLFSPQIAQPNRFEDGLQLVMQRWHTIEKELSFAALFAVAYAVVIGAFSRQWLSRMALALILAALFLADVGRVNAKFLLLQDPPQSVKGVATPVIDYLSRQPKGYRVLPMDGSDPMQYVSHGIPVMFTSAPVQVQRWQDFLDGFNFASAMPDMMNVRYLVYGAAQYQQERSSISPKFQPVFTSPDGTQVVLENKEVLPKGWLVSQALLLSDPRQTLGILPNPAFSPGRVALVEEPPVVPLAPPSNPVAPPAGNVTIATYEWNRIAGEADTPGNALLVLGEKFYKGWRATVDGSPVEVRRVDYILRGIYLSPGRHRFEFVFDPLPFKVGKYLTLASFALFAAMLGREWRRRRTVGA; from the coding sequence ATGACCGAACGGCAAAAGGACTTCGCAGCCCTCGGGACGCTGCTGGCGCTCCTCATCCTTTTCTTCGCCAAGATACTCTTCACCGACAAGATCATCCGGGCTCCGGACATCACCACCGAGTTTTACTGGACGGTGAAGCACTTCAAGGAGATGGGCTTCGTCGATCTGTTCACGGTGAACCTCCGGGCCGGCTGGGACATGCTGGCCAACGGCGGTGGGACCGAAGGGGGGGGGACGCTGTCGATGCAGTTCCTCTTCTATCGCAATCTGATCTTCTGGCTCTTCCCGGCGCCGGCCAACGTGGCGTGGTTCATCGTTTTTCACCTTTTCGTCGGAGGGGCGGGGACCTACGTCTACTGCCGGGCCATCGGCGCCGGACGCGGGGCCGCTCTTCTGGGGGGGATCATCTTCGCCCTCGCCCCGGAAAACGCCTCCCTCATCAATGCCGGCCATGTGCAGAAGATCGCCACCATCAGCTTTGCCCCGTGGGCATTCTACTTCTTTGAACGGGGATTCCAGGCACGGCGGGTAATCTGGTTTCTCGCCACCGGTTTCGTCCTCGCCTTCCAGTTCTTCAACATGCACTGGCAGATCGCCTTCTATACCTGTCTCGGAATCGGCGCCTACGGCCTGCTCCGGTCGGTGGTGATCCTGTTCCGTGAACGGGATCGTCGGGGGAGGTCCGCGGTACGCCTGGTGGGGCTGAACCTGGTGACGATGTTCTTCTTCCTCTCCACGGTTGCCATCTCCCTCATTCCCCTGGCCGACTGGTCCAAGGAGACGACCCGCGGCGTCCAGAGCGGTGCCAATCAGGGGCAGGGGGGGCTGCAGGTGGAGGAGGCGATGTCGTGGTCCCTGCCGCCGGAGGAACTGGTGACGTTCGTCGTCCCCGGATTTTTCGGGCTTTCGCGCCAGGAGGGGGCCTACGACAGTCCGGACAACGGTGCCTACTACTGGGGGCGAATGGCCTTCACCCAGACCACCGACTACTTCGGTCTCCTCCCGTGGCTGCTCGCCCCCTTGCCGCTCATCTTCCGTCGTGACCGCTACACCTGGCTCGCCGTGGCGGCCGTCGCAGGGGGGCTTCTCTTCTCCTTCGGCAAGTACACCCCGTTTTACTGGTTTCTTTACGAGCATTTTCCGGGGGTCAATCACTTCCGGGTCCCCAAGATGATGATGTTCATCCCCGTGTTCGGGATGGCGATTCTAGCCGCCCGGGGGCTCGACCTCCTGCTCGATCCGGAGATTCGGGCGCGGCGCGGCTTTTCGCGGTATCTGCTGGGGATATTCTCCCTCGCCCCCCTTCTTCTTGCGGCCCTTGGGGCCTCGGTTCTCGGCAGAAATTTCTGGATCGATCTCTTCAGCCCGCAGATCGCCCAGCCCAACCGGTTCGAGGATGGGCTGCAACTGGTGATGCAGCGCTGGCACACGATCGAAAAGGAGCTCAGTTTTGCCGCCCTCTTCGCGGTTGCCTACGCGGTGGTGATCGGGGCGTTTTCCCGGCAGTGGCTGTCGCGCATGGCCCTGGCGTTGATCCTTGCGGCACTCTTTCTGGCCGACGTGGGGCGGGTGAATGCCAAGTTCCTGCTCCTCCAGGATCCCCCGCAGAGCGTGAAAGGGGTGGCGACGCCGGTCATCGATTACCTCTCCCGGCAACCAAAGGGGTACCGCGTTCTGCCGATGGACGGGAGCGACCCGATGCAGTACGTGAGCCACGGCATCCCGGTCATGTTCACCTCGGCCCCGGTGCAGGTGCAGCGGTGGCAAGACTTCCTCGACGGGTTCAATTTTGCCTCGGCCATGCCGGATATGATGAACGTGCGCTATCTCGTCTATGGTGCGGCACAGTACCAGCAGGAGCGGTCGTCGATTTCGCCGAAGTTCCAGCCGGTATTCACGTCGCCCGACGGGACGCAGGTCGTGCTTGAAAACAAGGAGGTCCTTCCCAAGGGGTGGCTGGTGTCCCAGGCGCTCCTTCTGTCCGATCCCCGCCAGACGCTCGGCATCCTCCCGAATCCCGCCTTCAGCCCGGGACGTGTCGCGCTTGTGGAGGAGCCCCCCGTCGTGCCGCTTGCCCCGCCGAGCAACCCGGTCGCGCCGCCAGCGGGAAACGTCACGATAGCAACTTACGAGTGGAATAGAATTGCGGGGGAGGCGGATACCCCCGGCAATGCCCTCCTCGTCCTCGGGGAGAAATTTTACAAGGGGTGGCGTGCCACGGTCGACGGTTCGCCGGTCGAGGTTCGCCGGGTAGATTACATCCTGCGGGGAATCTACCTTTCTCCGGGGCGGCACCGGTTCGAATTCGTCTTCGACCCTCTCCCCTTCAAGGTTGGCAAGTACCTGACCCTTGCGTCGTTTGCCCTGTTTGCCGCCATGCTGGGGCGGGAGTGGCGTAGGCGGCGTACGGTGGGGGCCTGA
- a CDS encoding glycosyltransferase family 4 protein codes for MKIVFLAPFGIRPKGTVLARMVPLAAELQGLGHKVVIVAPPYTNPEDSGKAETVRGVMIRNVKLARGGKALAAPVLAVRMLRAALAEKPDLVHLFKPKGYGGLAAMLHLFMLRDTPLFVDTDDWEGRGGMETLHDYSFLERHLYRLQEGELPRRAVGVTVASRMLETLVRGMGVPPERLLYLPNCVENVPVGDGEAVRRRLGISARTPVLLLYTRFFEFDQEKLHTVFGEVARRVPGVRFLVVGKGRHREEELLAAAADRNGFADSLTVAGWVEPEELPDWLAAGDVAIYPFADTVVNRAKCPAKLTELMRAGVPVVADRVGEIAEYVVSGESGILCTPDDWQEMAVRVAELLREPDLRKEMGAAGRKRILTHFAWGDAAVRLDMFYKALTGKGNDTK; via the coding sequence ATGAAGATCGTGTTTCTGGCACCGTTCGGCATCCGCCCGAAGGGGACGGTGCTCGCCCGCATGGTGCCGTTGGCCGCGGAACTGCAGGGGCTTGGTCACAAGGTGGTGATCGTCGCCCCGCCGTACACCAACCCGGAGGATTCGGGAAAGGCGGAAACCGTTCGCGGAGTGATGATCCGTAACGTAAAGCTCGCCCGGGGAGGCAAGGCCCTTGCGGCGCCTGTTCTGGCCGTGCGCATGCTCCGGGCCGCGCTGGCCGAAAAACCGGACCTGGTCCATCTCTTCAAGCCAAAGGGGTACGGCGGGCTGGCAGCCATGCTCCATCTTTTCATGCTGCGGGACACGCCTCTGTTCGTCGACACGGATGACTGGGAGGGGCGCGGGGGGATGGAGACGCTCCATGACTATTCGTTTCTGGAGCGTCACCTCTACCGGCTCCAGGAGGGAGAGCTCCCTCGTCGGGCTGTCGGCGTGACCGTGGCGAGCCGGATGCTCGAAACCCTTGTCCGGGGAATGGGGGTTCCGCCGGAGCGGCTTCTCTACCTTCCGAACTGTGTGGAGAATGTTCCGGTAGGGGACGGGGAAGCGGTCCGGCGCCGGCTCGGCATCTCCGCCAGAACCCCTGTGCTGCTCCTCTACACCCGGTTCTTCGAGTTCGACCAGGAAAAACTCCACACGGTCTTTGGGGAGGTTGCTCGAAGGGTCCCGGGAGTACGCTTCCTCGTGGTGGGAAAGGGGCGGCATCGGGAGGAAGAGCTGCTTGCGGCTGCAGCGGACAGAAACGGCTTTGCCGATTCCCTCACCGTTGCCGGGTGGGTGGAGCCGGAAGAGCTCCCCGACTGGCTGGCCGCCGGGGATGTAGCCATCTACCCCTTTGCCGATACCGTGGTGAATCGGGCCAAGTGCCCTGCCAAGCTGACGGAGCTGATGCGGGCCGGGGTGCCGGTGGTGGCCGACCGGGTGGGGGAGATCGCCGAATATGTGGTTTCCGGGGAATCGGGAATACTCTGCACGCCCGATGACTGGCAGGAGATGGCGGTACGGGTTGCGGAGCTCCTCCGTGAGCCCGATCTTCGGAAAGAAATGGGGGCGGCGGGCCGGAAGCGCATCCTGACCCATTTCGCCTGGGGTGATGCCGCAGTGCGGCTCGACATGTTTTACAAAGCTCTGACCGGGAAAGGTAACGATACGAAATGA